The genomic DNA GCACCTCAACAGTTGAAAAAACTGAATCAAATACACGCGGGCAGATTAGAATTCAGGTCTCAGCTTGAACACGAAGTTGGTGAATTGGGTGTTCAAATCCAGGGCTTGAATGTGATCGAAATCAACGAACTCGAAACGGGTCGGCAAAATGCTCAAAAAAGAATTCAGGAGGTCAGTCAGCAAATCGGTAGTCGTCAATTAGCAATTGGGAGCTACCAGAAGCAAAAAAAGGTTCTGGAGAAGGAATTGGCTAGCATCGCGGCTCAAAACACGGTATCGGCCGCACTTTGGTTTCGCAAACAACTGCTTGAGCGTGCAGGTTTGTTTATCGCTGGACTTCTCGAGACATATGAAGAGGAAGCACGTTCTTCGATTGAGGATGAAATAACGCGAATTTTAGAAGAAGTTGCTCACAGGCCTTACAAATGCAAAATCGAAAGTAATTTCTCGATTGATCTCACCTTCGCGGATGGTCGGTCAGTTCCTAGGAGCGGCGGGGAGAACCAACTTCTGAGCCTACTTTTTATTGGGGCACTTATCCAATTTGCTGGCTCGAGAATGAATGAGACAAGATTTATTTTAAAACCGGGCACGATTGCACCGTTGATCTTAGATGCTCCGTTCGGGCAACTCGATCCTTATTATCAAAGGGACGTCGCTTTCCACATTCCGAAATTGACCCACCAAGTGGTTCTTTTGGTTAGTAGTTCGCAAGGTAATGAAGGCGTTTTGAAAGCACTTGAACCATTTGTTGGAGCAGAATACGTACTTGTGTCTGAGAATCGAGAAAATATGGGAAATAGAGGTGTAACCGAGTTAACGTTAAATGGAACCAGTTATGTGACATCGCTGTTTGAACAGCCGAAGACAATGACCAGAATCGAAAGGATAAGGTAGGCATGAGAGCAATAAGAAGAAGTGAAGAGTTCGAGAATCTTGTTCAGAAATTGGGTAACACAGAGCATCCGGTGACGAAGAAATCTTTGTTTCCTACCATTCGGGACGTTATATGTTTTGCCGGAATTTTAGGGTTTGAACATGACTCCCGGAAGCCACTTTCATCCAACACGAATGAAGTTGATGCCCGAATATGGAGTAATAGTCAACAAGCACTTGACCTTGTCTATCTCATTGCTTTGGCTTCTGAAAAGGATGGGGAGATTCTGCGAGAAGAGAATGAAGACAAAATGGTTCAAATATTTGAAGAGTATGCCCAAGGAGGGCTTGAGATTGTCGAAAGTTGGATGAAGCAATCCCCTTTTGATCAAAATGGAGATCAGGCGCTCCTTGTTGCGTTTAAGGCCCACGGTTTTCTTGACCAATCTACAGATTCGGAAATAGCAATCCCCGACATTTCATTCTAATGGGCCTCAGAGACCTAAACTTAAAGTCGGTATATCGAACAAACGAAGACAACATCGTCTCGGACTTTTATATACCAGCATTAGAGAAATCGGTTAAATATGACAGGGCCGTTGGTTTCTTCTCGGCTGGCATGCTCTCCTATGCTGCGAAAGGGCTCTCTGCTTTTGTTCAGAATGGCGGGTATATCCGTCTGATTTTTGGCGGCGAACTTCAGCCGGAAGATTATCGGCAATTAAGTCCGGTTACGAACTTCGGGATAGTTCTCTTGAGAACATTCAAAATACTTTCGCTTCCGGAATTTGATAAAACCGTCGATGGGGTTAGCGACAGCCTTTTTTACTCGGCGCCTAGAATTGCTCTCTTTTCTAGTTGCAAATGGCCAATTAGAAATTAAGGTCGCCCTTCGTCGGCGAGGCATGTATCACGAAAAAATAGGGGTATTTACAGATCCGGACGGTGACAAGATTATTTTTCAGGGATCAGCAAATGAGACAGCCTATGCCCTTTTGCCTGATTTTAATTTTGAGTCAATTAACGTTTTCCAGAGTTGGCGGCCTCAGTTTACTGAACATTTCGAGCCCTACGTTAGTGGTTTTGAGAAGCTATGGAATAATGCTACTAAGGACACGTTGGTCATCGGCTTTCCAAAAGCCTCAAAAGACAAACTGATTACAATTGCAAGGCGGGCCCCCAAACTACTCACAACTACGGTCGAAATTGGATTGGACAAAGAAGCAACATTGGAGTTCGACGAGGAACTTCCTTGTGACTCACCTGAAGTCCCAAAATACTTGGGTGGTGACGAGTTTTCAATACGTGAACATCAAAGACTAGCTCTTGAATCATGGAAATCTAGCGACTTGCATGGGGTTATGGCTCTTGCGACTGGTGCGGGCAAGACTATCACGGCTATTTACGGAGCGGTGAAGATATTTGAGGCAACTAAGAAGCTCTTCGTCGTGATAGCGGTGCCTTACCAAAGTCTAGCTGACCAATGGGTGGAAATACTTACAAAATTCAAGATTTATCCGGTTAAGTGTTATGTTAGCTCTGCTCTTTGGGTAGAGCAATTTACACAAAAGACAGCCTTATATAATGATGGCTCATTAAATTTTGTCTGTGCCGTTGTCGTGAACGCCACACTTCAGTCGGCAAACTTCCAAGCAATCATTCGTACCGTACCGTCAACTAATTTCCTATGGATCGGTGATGAATGTCACCATCACTCAAGCGAGAACCTACTAAAAGCTCTTCCTAAGAATGCTAATATGCGTCTCAGTTGTCCGCGACGCCTGAAAATGCCGTGGAACGATGCCAATTCGAAGTTGCTTGGTTACTATGGTCCAATTGTTTCTTCATATTCGCTGGCTCAGGCGTTGGCCGACGGCGTCCTCACACCTTACAAATACTATCCAATTTTAGTAGATCTTACCGAGGCAGAGTCCGCTGAATATGAGGAACTGAGTGTTAAGATTGCCCAAGCGGCCGCCGCTGCTCAGGGAGGCGTTCCAGATCCAGATTCGAACGAAGGGTTAAAATTACTGCTAATCAAACGAGCGCGAATTCTTGGTAAGGCCGAAAATAAGCCGATACTTTTGAAACAACTTCTTGCCGACAAAGCACCGCAGCCACTGTCACTTTTTACTGCGGTGACGGGAGCCTGAAGACGAAGATTCTGGTGAAACTACGAGGCAGGTCGATGTAGTATCGAAGACTCTTTATAAGTTGGGTTGGCGATGTTCACATTTTACAGCTAGAGAATCTCGGGCGGAACGGGTCAACATATTGGATAACTTCCGAACGGGAATGATTGATGCTATGGTGGCCATCAAGTGCCTGGACGAAGGTATTGATGTTCCCGCGTGCAAGACTGCATATATTCTTGCGAGCAGCCGTAACCCCAAGCAATTTATCCAACGTCGTGGACGCATATTGCGCCGCTCGCCGGGAAAGGAATATGCCGAGATTTATGATTTTATTGTTAAGATCCCGCACGGGATACTTGAAAACAGTGACTATGAGGAACGACTTGTACTTGCTGAGTTCGAACGGGTTATTGAATTTGCTTCACTAGCGGTCAATTCTGTCGATACTCTCAAAACGTTGAAACCGGTTCTGACTCAATACGATAAGCAACATCTATTGACTCGCCTCTATACGGATTCTGAGTCTGCCCAGTCCTGATTACTCTGCGAGACAAAAAAATGAACGGTAGCGGATGCAGCACAATTATTTCAAGGTTTGTGAACCAGTAGCAAATTCTCCCTACTCCTTTCTTCCGAATCTTATATTCGGCTCGCTGGCAATGACCGCACGGACGCATGATCTTGAATCGCTCCAATTTTCTGACCATTTCAATATTTTGGATAAAAACGCGACTCTTAGGATTCATTTGATTCCTGTGGTCCAGAGTGCCCCAAAACCCGTCAGAACTTGGACCAAAATAGCCCGCGTATTCTCCCTGAGCGTCGGACCGATAGAAAAAGACTCCGCCATTATCGTCGACACCGAACAGACGATATCCGGCACCCGCGCTCCCGGATCGGAGTTAGACCTCGCTTTGTCCCTGTATGTATTGGATTGGCATAAGATTGAGGATAAGGAATTTAGAAGATTATTGAAAGATGAATAAGGCAAGATACCTCACGAAATCCCGCTTCTTCCAATTTTGGATCAGCCCCTCGGCCACCCCCAGCTCTCTAGCAACTGACACCACCGTCTGCCACCAACTACCTTCCTCATCGCCTCCCATGCACTCATCGTCATATTTCCTCATTTTCCCCTCCTAAGATTCATTTTCTAAATCCTACCGTGAGAGTCGTGTCCAGAGAAATTAAACCACTTCAGTAGCAACCCACTGCACATCTGGAGTGTCACCGAGTGATAAATGATTTGGCAGAATGCAGTGAATAAGGCGTCATCACAATCAGTGAAGTTTCGAGTAAAGAAATTTGCAATGAGCAAGTCGCCTTTTTCCCAAGCGACCCGACATCGTTTTCGCTTTGGGCCGATGGCGCCGAAGTCGATCCGATTTTACTTACTTTGTCTGGACACTCAAACCCGAGAAGGACTTTCCTAAATCGACTCCGCGTAGTCCTAATTTTAGTCCTATGGACAAAAGGACGGTAATGTTTCCGTCTTTCGCATTTTGTAAATGCCTGTAGTTATTAGAGTTATATGAAGCCGGTGATAAGACTCGAACTTACGACCTGATGATTACAAAAGCTCAAAGACTGTTTTCTTAGGTTCGAACTGTTTTTCTAACACTTATCCTATTTGATATTTTGTGATTTCTGTTCGAAATAGATTCCATTAGTTTGGCACACCGTTGGCGCACAACCCATCTCGGACATTAGCCGATTTTTTCAAGCCGAATCGTTAAACCGCCGATGTTGTCATCGTCAAGCGTATCTGCAATAAAGAAATTAACAAATGATCGACGGGTAAGTCTGAATGGCAACGAATTTGCGTGAGCGATTGCTGTCGCGATGTCTTCCGAGCGAAATGATCTATTCTTGATTGTGTTATTTGGAGCCGAGCGAAAATCCTGGCACCAGGCGTTAAAGCTCGTCAACCATCCCCGCTTGCACTCCGTTGGCGACGTGCATTCGTCTGCAACACCGCTCCAGGCGTTCCACGCAGTGAAGTCGTCATCATCACCTTTGATTGGGGTGGCGACGTAGGATCCCTTTTCAAGAGTCAGTTGGTGGTAAGGCTCGTATTGCCCCATCCCAGTACTCGATGCAAGCCGGAAGATTATTGAATCCATTTCTTTATTATCCTTTTCTTATCCCGGCGATATAATAGTACAGACGGCAGTTCTTCTCAAAACCGCCCCGCGTGTCGCCCAGACACAGTAAACTTCAGCATATTGATTTCCGTTTATGATGCTAGACGATTTATCATTAGAGCGATTTTGAAAGTCCTTCAAAATTTATGCTCGGTAAGAAATCTCTCACTTTTCGACGCCGACACGACCGGATCGTTGGTAAAACCTGATGTCGCCTTGAAACAGATCGAAGGCGAACAGGCTGTACTTGCGATTCCTGGCCAAGATCAAGAGACCGGTCCGATCGTAGGTGGCCGCCATGGCTCGCCAGTTCCGTTAGCTGGAACGTCGGAACCGACCCCGCCCATTGCAACCCAGCCAAAGCGATTTCATGGAACTGCATCGCTCGATCCAACCCGCGGCGGTCGCGACGCAAGCCAGATCGCTGATGAGGTCATCGCTCATCTTTCTGGCCTGTTAGGGGCAAAAGTTACGGTCACGCTGGAGATCGAGGCCGAAATTGCCAATGGGGCATCTGACAACATCGTGCGCACGGTCACCGAAAACAGCCGGACGCTGAAATTTACGAGCCACGGGTTCGAACAGGACTAATGTTCCTCTGGTGTGGCCGTAACCACCAATCGTAATCGGCCGCGTAAATCGGGGTCTCAGAATATAAGGTGTCAAAAACCCCTCGAAAACATGCGGCGTTAAACGCTGGGTTTTATTGGATTTCGCACACTTGATTGCGAGTGTCAATAAACAGTAGTTTATTGACACTTTGTTTCTTCTTTGCTATTCTGCTGTCATGAGAGTAGGAATATACGCACGAGTATCGACAATTGATCAGCAAACGCTTCCAATGCAGCTCAAGCAGATGAAGGAATACATCAGGAACCGCAACTGGACACTTACGGTCGAAGTTGAGGAGGTCGGCTCTGGAGCAAAGGTGCGGCCGAAGCGTGAGGAACTGCTCAAGATGGCTCGGCGGCGGGAGATTGATGCGTTGTTGGTTTGGAAGCTCGACCGCTTCGGGCGTAGCCTCGTCGATCTCGTCACCACATTGAATGAGCTTCGCGAATTAGACGTTGTCTTTGTGTCGCTCACTGAGTCGCTGGACTTCTCTACACCCTCTGGAAGGGCAATGGCCGGAATGCTCTCAACCTTTGCTGAGTTTGAACGCGACATGATCCGTGAACGCGTAAAGGCCGGTATTGCAAACGCCAGAGCCCAAGGAAAGGCTCACGGAAGAAGACCTCGAACGGCGTCGTTGAAAAGGACGAAATCCGGAAGCTCAAAGCGAATGGAATGAATAATTCTCAGATAGCGAAGAAATTAAAATCAGCCGCGGCTCAGTAATCAATCAGTTGGTTGAGTAGCGAATATCTGCCTTTGCAAGTTTAATCCCATAACGAGACAATCAGCTCTGTTTAACTACCCTCGAAGCCCTGAGCATCGTTGGTCAAGACTTATCATGGCGGCAGTCAGTTCGTCTGTCTCTAAATGAATAAACCAAGGGAAGCATTGCTTCGCCGATCTCAAACAAAATCGCAGATTCAGGGTCTCGCAGTTCGTATCAGCTCTCGCACCCTCCAGACGAGTTTTCGATCTGTTCCTTGCTCTATGACGGAAGTCAGGAGTGAGGTTAGAAAAGCACGGCGCACTCTACAACCATATTGTTCAGCATAATCAAGTAATTCATCAACTTCTGCATTTGAGCCCTGAGACATTTTCTCCTGTAACTCGTCCTGGAAGAAGTCTAAAAAATGCTCCTCACTGAGGCCTCTCCTTCTGAATTCAGATCGTGCCTGAATACTATCCTTATAGATTAAATATTGCTTCGCATAACCATTTCTTTCGATCTGAACACCAGTTTCATCGTCTTTCACAAGCGATAGTGCCGATGCGTAGGAACCGTGAAACGTGTGAATAGTGACCCCGACGGTATTCTCTACCTCAAATTTTAATGTATTTGTAAACCAAGAACCATATCTTTCTTTGAATTCCTCGAAACCATCAAACTGTTCTCCTTTGAGAAAGACTGGCAATTTGCGGACACGTAATGCTCGTGAACAACGATTGAACAGATCCTTTGACAGCCAATCGTTTCTTTCCTGAAGGGTGGCCTCACTATAGTCGATTTCCCATTCGGAATCCGTAGCTAGGAGCGACACAAATAGATCATCTGGGGGTTGTGACGGCCCAACCATCGACGTACCACACCGGGGCCCCTTAGTGATTCTCACAACTATCATTGTCCTGCTCCTTGAAGGATCGTCTTAAATCTCTCATCGCTACCTTCGAAGATATTTAGGTCCACCGGAAAACTGATTCCGTCGATTTCTCCTTGACGGCTATACTGCCAAAAACCCATTCATCTCCGTAAAAACATGAGGGTGCAAAATGATTCCCCTGGCCCATTTGATATCTGGGTTTCCTGAATTATTGTTGAATCCGGGAATATAGATCCGGTTGTCATAGACAATCGGTCTTCGACCGGTAGTCCGTTCGATTTCGTTTAAAAACTAATAGTTCATTTCGAGGGTTTCCGTTAGCCCCTGCACATGGAAGTCCAGACGCTACGTCTACAGCCGGTGGCAATGCAATTCCACGGTCGCGCCAAACTAATAGAAAGTTTCTTGCCTGCTCGACTCCTGTGCTGCAGTTCCCAAAAACGTGAAATGCTCCGGGAATAAGCCCGACGCGCCGAACCTCCTGCCAGTTTCGCTCGAAAAGCCGATCCTGGAGGTCATTACCTTCCGATGCCTTGATGTACACAAATTTTATGTTCTGGGTTGCGACCCTTTCCCAATCGATCTGTCCATTATGATGCGATACATCGACCCCCCTCACAGGGTACTCTGTCATCGATGGGGTAACCGCAAGGATCTTGAAGTAAACAAGTATGAAAACGAACGCGATTGTTAGTAAAAGAAAAATGATAGCGACGGCTACAAATCTGTCTATCAGCCAAGTTCGCGGTCGTCTGGCGATATCCAGTGTAGGGCCCTGTCGAGATGCCGTAGTATTCGGGGGCTTCATTTCTCTTTTCTAATCCTGTGTAGCAATCAAAATTTAGGCAACCGCAATGGTGATTTCGAAATTCCTTATTCTGAAGGAATCGCAGAATAATTGGTAATAAATGAATCGTCAATATAGTGTCGGTATTCCGGATTCTTTATAGCTCCAATCGCGATGAGTCCTGCAACTGTTTCATCCCAGTCCGGGTAATTAAATTGCAAAACCCACGGAACTGAGTCTAGCGGGTTTCCGTAACCAACTCCCAATGAAACACAAATCTCACTGTCGAAGGTATTTGGTGTAAATTCTTTCAATCGATCAGCGCCTCTCTTACAATCATATAACGCCCATTTCCAACCGTCAGCCATGGTATTCACAAACGCCTGTACAGTTTCCGGGTTTGATCGCACAAATTCCCGGCGTGCAAAATATATTCTTCCGACGTAGACTACATCGTAATCCAATGGCTTAATTGTCCTATGACTGTAGTGGAGATAATTAAGGCTCTCTAATTCAAAGAAGATTGTTGCCGGGTAGACGTCGTATTCGCCTACCTGTAATGCGTACATAGCGTAAATATAATCACCTGGGGGCAACACAACTTCGGTAAATTGAGTTGGTGAAAGGCCCTCTTTTTTAATATGGATCTATAGACGTTTTCTTGAAGGGTCTCCCGGGATTACCCCAATTCGTTTACCAATCCAGTCTTGTGGCGTTTTGATCTTCGTCCGACCAAGCGAAACAAAACGAGTTGGCGTAAGCTCATTGACGACACCTACGGCCACAAGATCCGCCCCTTTCTCGTTAGCCTCTAGAAATTTATCGGCCGCAATAATGCCAAAATCATTTAACCCACTCGTCACCGCTGTAACCGGATCGGGTGTTTTGTCGCCGCTGGGTTCAAGCTTTAAGTCCAAGCCCCATTTCCGAGCAAAGTCCTTTCGTCCGATAACTTCGCCTGCAAACCTCGCACCTCCAATTGAATTTCGGTATCCATCTAATCGTAGGGAGACCGGCTTTCCCTTTGAGAACCAAGTTCCACAGGAGTTGCAACACCAGACCACAACGAGACAAATCGCTAGAACTAAAATACTTCGGATACTTACTATTTTCATCACTGCCTCCTAATTTGACTTGGCCCTCGAAAGGCGGCCAGGGCTCTGGATAAGTTCATCCTAACAATTGACACCTCTCTCAAAGCCCTTAGAAGCCGTATGTAAGTTCGAACTTTGCTCCCGATTGAAGAAAACTGCCTAAATCGGATTGTCAATGAATAACTGAATTTTGTTTAGAGTAGCATTATGTTCGTCGAATTAGATCTCGAAAGCGCGTCACCAGTAACCTATCAGTACCCTGACTAATAGCAACACTTAAAAGACTGCTAAGGAAATCGCGATCGAACTTAATGCCGAATTTCTTTGCATAATCTAGTGTCGTATTGACCTCGGAGTTCACGCCTTCGGCCATCTTTATTAAGAGATCGGCTTTTATGAATTCAAGGATCTGATTTTGGCCGATCATCGAGGTTCTGAAATCGATGCCTTCTTGCAGACAACGTTCAATTTCACCGAGAACCATATCGTTCGTCCCAGTTCGCCAGACAGCCACCAATGTTGCATCATCTCGATTATCGTAAGAGTTGTCTCGGATAAATTGCGAGAGCTTTTCCTGCAAATCACTAGATCCAACGATCGCGTCAAACTGGGAGGTAAATGCCTCATTTTTCGATATTCCGTCAGACACCAAAAGCAAGACTTCATGGCTGCGGAATGGCCGCGTTTGGACTTCAAATTCTAGCGGATCCGTTTGACCCAAACTGCGGGTTACACCGCGCATAAACACCGGTATACCCGCGTTCAAGACGACTTCACCGTTTCGTTTCAGCAGAATCGGTGCGACATCGTCACGCGTGATCTGCTCAAGATCATTCGCAGGTCCAAGATATAAGCGAGAATCTCCAACATTCAGGAAATGAATTTTATCCTCGTTAACATTCCATGTAGCTAGCGTCAGAGACGTGATCGAGCTAGCGCAGTTTCCGCCGATCTGCCGAACCGCGTTGTTCGCTTTCCCCGCGGCCAAAACCATTCGGGTGTCCATGCTCCCTTGGCAATCCTTGAATTTCCTGACGACCGCCTCACAGGCAACCTCGGACGCCTTCCAATCACAAGGACAAGTACTTACACCGTCTGCAACGACTAATAGCAGTATTCCCTCTTTCTCCAAAAACTCGACGGCGAACGAATCCCCGCATTTGTTTTTTCCAACTTTGATAACGCGATCAGCAAAGACCTTAAATGTGTTAGACGGGGATATATCAGGTCTGGTATTTATGACTGAACGCGTGGCTGCCGAACTGTTAAGGCTCTCTATTGTCCGGTCATCCAATTGTCCGGCAAAGTACTTTTCCAACACCAAGTGGAAAACTGATCCCTCATCGGCTACAGTGCAAAACAATGTCATACACGATCGCAGTTTCAGATCGTCTGGGTAAGAAAATATATCTGTTGCGGATTTTTCTTTGATGCCGAGCAACGCTTCAGCACAGTTCTTCAAACGCGAGCCAAGAACG from Acidobacteriota bacterium includes the following:
- a CDS encoding recombinase family protein — encoded protein: MRVGIYARVSTIDQQTLPMQLKQMKEYIRNRNWTLTVEVEEVGSGAKVRPKREELLKMARRREIDALLVWKLDRFGRSLVDLVTTLNELRELDVVFVSLTESLDFSTPSGRAMAGMLSTFAEFERDMIRERVKAGIANARAQGKAHGRRPRTASLKRTKSGSSKRME
- a CDS encoding ABC transporter substrate-binding protein encodes the protein MHIKKEGLSPTQFTEVVLPPGDYIYAMYALQVGEYDVYPATIFFELESLNYLHYSHRTIKPLDYDVVYVGRIYFARREFVRSNPETVQAFVNTMADGWKWALYDCKRGADRLKEFTPNTFDSEICVSLGVGYGNPLDSVPWVLQFNYPDWDETVAGLIAIGAIKNPEYRHYIDDSFITNYSAIPSE
- a CDS encoding ABC transporter substrate-binding protein, whose protein sequence is MKIVSIRSILVLAICLVVVWCCNSCGTWFSKGKPVSLRLDGYRNSIGGARFAGEVIGRKDFARKWGLDLKLEPSGDKTPDPVTAVTSGLNDFGIIAADKFLEANEKGADLVAVGVVNELTPTRFVSLGRTKIKTPQDWIGKRIGVIPGDPSRKRL
- a CDS encoding DEAD/DEAH box helicase family protein; translation: MGLATAFFTRRLELLSFLVANGQLEIKVALRRRGMYHEKIGVFTDPDGDKIIFQGSANETAYALLPDFNFESINVFQSWRPQFTEHFEPYVSGFEKLWNNATKDTLVIGFPKASKDKLITIARRAPKLLTTTVEIGLDKEATLEFDEELPCDSPEVPKYLGGDEFSIREHQRLALESWKSSDLHGVMALATGAGKTITAIYGAVKIFEATKKLFVVIAVPYQSLADQWVEILTKFKIYPVKCYVSSALWVEQFTQKTALYNDGSLNFVCAVVVNATLQSANFQAIIRTVPSTNFLWIGDECHHHSSENLLKALPKNANMRLSCPRRLKMPWNDANSKLLGYYGPIVSSYSLAQALADGVLTPYKYYPILVDLTEAESAEYEELSVKIAQAAAAAQGGVPDPDSNEGLKLLLIKRARILGKAENKPILLKQLLADKAPQPLSLFTAVTGA
- a CDS encoding DUF1810 family protein, producing MTEKFNLERFLSAQKGLYETALDELASGYKRTHWMWFIFPQMEGLAMSETAHRYSIKSVEEAREYLEHPVLGSRLKNCAEALLGIKEKSATDIFSYPDDLKLRSCMTLFCTVADEGSVFHLVLEKYFAGQLDDRTIESLNSSAATRSVINTRPDISPSNTFKVFADRVIKVGKNKCGDSFAVEFLEKEGILLLVVADGVSTCPCDWKASEVACEAVVRKFKDCQGSMDTRMVLAAGKANNAVRQIGGNCASSITSLTLATWNVNEDKIHFLNVGDSRLYLGPANDLEQITRDDVAPILLKRNGEVVLNAGIPVFMRGVTRSLGQTDPLEFEVQTRPFRSHEVLLLVSDGISKNEAFTSQFDAIVGSSDLQEKLSQFIRDNSYDNRDDATLVAVWRTGTNDMVLGEIERCLQEGIDFRTSMIGQNQILEFIKADLLIKMAEGVNSEVNTTLDYAKKFGIKFDRDFLSSLLSVAISQGTDRLLVTRFRDLIRRT
- a CDS encoding DNA phosphorothioation-associated protein 4 gives rise to the protein MRAIRRSEEFENLVQKLGNTEHPVTKKSLFPTIRDVICFAGILGFEHDSRKPLSSNTNEVDARIWSNSQQALDLVYLIALASEKDGEILREENEDKMVQIFEEYAQGGLEIVESWMKQSPFDQNGDQALLVAFKAHGFLDQSTDSEIAIPDISF